From the genome of Acropora palmata chromosome 4, jaAcrPala1.3, whole genome shotgun sequence, one region includes:
- the LOC141878605 gene encoding uncharacterized protein LOC141878605, whose translation MLYRSANFLLLDITASFLVFSSALHGKTARRRRQLFSTAKELSSAGKDEVSSDEVTRKSDLMAILFRLFVFSGYFAMMMASISLFKSYPLFMVFVQHIAIVLFIIVAFLQWFKPCLALCLGGLFSIIWLVSAYTTFRWILNDVVVALFSLLVSHVRFQNFPSLQMFLWMAVLYDICILETLSKGLPSLFSAGECDTLICNAFEINNAWELPTLFTFKLGPPQEHVFLGAGDIIIGCLVANFSEMFFNSLRYLSGTVLSSAIAIALLCKVDDEPYPALVTIVPLCSLQLVVSAILSRKTKALFSFGSSLDGCGMEREK comes from the coding sequence ATGTTGTATCGATCTGCAAACTTTTTGCTGTTGGACATCACAGCCAGCTTCTTAGTTTTTTCTAGCGCATTACACGGGAAAACGGCTCGCCGTAGACGTCAATTGTTTTCAACAGCTAAAGAATTATCCTCGGCGGGCAAAGACGAAGTCTCAAGCGACGAAGTAACCCGCAAATCAGATCTCATGGCGATCCTTTTTCgcctttttgtcttttcaggGTATTTCGCGATGATGATGGCATCGATTAGCCTCTTCAAATCATATCCTCTCTTCATGGTCTTTGTGCAGCACATCGCGATTGTCCTCTTTATTATAGTAGCGTTTCTTCAGTGGTTTAAGCCATGTTTGGCCCTCTGTCTTGGAGGACTTTTCTCAATCATTTGGCTCGTCAGTGCCTACACGACGTTTCGCTGGATCTTAAATGACGTAGTCGTCGCTTTGTTCTCGTTATTGGTCAGCCATGTtcgatttcaaaatttcccgtCCCTACAGATGTTTTTATGGATGGCCGTTTTGTACGATATCTGCATACTCGAAACTCTTTCCAAAGGATTGCCATCTTTATTCAGTGCAGGTGAATGCGACACACTTATCTGCAACGCATTTGAAATTAACAACGCGTGGGAGTTACCAACATTGTTCACATTCAAACTCGGTCCCCCGCAAGAGCACGTTTTTCTTGGGGCTGGCGACATAATCATTGGTTGTCTAGTTGCGAATTTTTCGGAAATGTTTTTTAACTCTTTGAGATATTTATCTGGTACAGTCTTGAGTTCTGCAATTGCAATCGCCTTATTATGCAAAGTTGATGATGAGCCGTATCCAGCATTGGTGACCATTGTGCCGTTGTGTAGCCTCCAGCTCGTAGTGTCAGCCATTTTGTCCCGTAAAACAAAAGCACTTTTCTCCTTTGGTTCTTCTTTGGATGGGTGTGGGATGGAAAGAGAGAAGTAG